The following coding sequences lie in one Yoonia sp. G8-12 genomic window:
- a CDS encoding flavin reductase family protein: MFYEPKNGHDLPHNPFNAIVSPRPIGWIATRGADGQDNLAPYSFFNAVAYVPPQVMFASTSSKPDQDGTKDSVANIRETGVFAVNVVEYAARDIMNQTSGPWERETDEFALAGIEKGECETISCPRVLNTPATLECKLTQIVQLPGEANFAVFGEVTGVHIRDNCLVDGKFDVTTFNPLTRLGYRDYSTIREVFSLQRPGE; this comes from the coding sequence ATGTTTTACGAACCCAAAAATGGTCACGACCTCCCGCACAATCCGTTCAATGCGATTGTCTCACCCCGCCCTATCGGATGGATCGCCACGCGCGGGGCGGACGGTCAGGACAACCTTGCTCCCTATTCTTTCTTCAACGCCGTGGCTTATGTGCCACCACAAGTTATGTTCGCATCAACCAGTAGTAAACCGGACCAAGACGGCACCAAGGATTCCGTGGCCAACATCCGCGAGACCGGCGTCTTTGCGGTGAACGTCGTCGAGTATGCGGCGCGGGATATCATGAACCAGACGTCCGGCCCGTGGGAGCGTGAAACCGATGAATTCGCCCTCGCAGGCATTGAAAAAGGCGAATGCGAAACGATTAGCTGCCCGCGTGTGCTGAACACACCTGCGACGCTTGAGTGCAAACTGACCCAGATTGTGCAACTGCCCGGAGAAGCGAATTTCGCAGTGTTCGGTGAGGTCACGGGCGTGCATATCCGCGACAATTGCCTTGTAGACGGCAAATTTGATGTCACCACCTTTAACCCGCTGACACGGCTTGGCTATCGCGACTATTCAACGATCCGCGAAGTCTTTAGCCTGCAACGACCCGGTGAATAA
- a CDS encoding GNAT family N-acetyltransferase, giving the protein MQQTVMTLAKETADDWWEVEALYDLCFAPGRSALSSYRLREGVDPIAPLCLTARDADGVLAGAVRNWPVRVGGQESVLLGPIAVHPTRQGEGVAALLMQRCLAEARDLGWARLMLVGDAPYYQRFGFERLIDVIMPPPTNPDRVLGLALTDAAWDGVTGTVTSLRD; this is encoded by the coding sequence ATGCAGCAAACGGTAATGACACTGGCCAAAGAGACGGCGGATGACTGGTGGGAAGTAGAGGCGCTTTATGATCTTTGCTTTGCGCCCGGGCGGTCTGCTTTGTCGTCTTATCGTTTGCGCGAAGGTGTTGATCCGATCGCCCCGCTTTGCCTTACGGCACGAGACGCCGATGGTGTTTTGGCGGGGGCGGTGCGCAACTGGCCTGTGCGTGTGGGAGGGCAAGAATCCGTCTTGCTGGGCCCCATCGCGGTACACCCCACCCGACAAGGTGAGGGGGTTGCCGCACTTTTGATGCAGCGCTGTTTGGCTGAGGCGCGTGATCTGGGGTGGGCGCGGCTGATGCTCGTGGGTGATGCGCCCTACTATCAGCGTTTCGGGTTTGAACGGCTCATCGACGTCATCATGCCGCCACCGACCAACCCTGACCGTGTGCTTGGTCTCGCCCTGACTGATGCGGCCTGGGATGGTGTGACAGGAACCGTCACATCCCTGCGCGATTGA
- a CDS encoding EcsC family protein, translating into MDDESDLMKEINPADPPAPLTEAAKSEIAALAARQRKANGMLMTAINFVGGQVEDGLKMLPAGVRDQMDDLARAALRQSFDIASQSRKGRGQAIGSDRVHKILGTISGAIGGVGGLPTALAELPVATTVIFRAVHHVAATYGEDPDAEETKVECLAVFGAGGPGSGDDGIDTAFIGARLSISGAAVNGLISKVAPRFAAVLSQKLASQAVPILGAAAGAGTNYAFVDYYVSMAHVHFGLRRLARLYGQQAVTDHFHNVLAAGKLSQT; encoded by the coding sequence ATGGATGACGAAAGCGACTTGATGAAAGAGATCAACCCGGCCGACCCGCCCGCACCGCTGACGGAGGCGGCAAAGTCAGAGATTGCTGCATTGGCCGCACGTCAACGCAAGGCCAATGGCATGCTGATGACCGCGATTAATTTCGTGGGTGGCCAGGTGGAAGACGGGCTGAAAATGTTGCCCGCAGGGGTGCGCGATCAGATGGATGATCTTGCGCGCGCGGCTCTACGACAAAGCTTTGATATCGCCAGCCAGTCGCGCAAAGGGCGGGGGCAGGCCATTGGCTCGGACCGTGTGCACAAGATTTTGGGGACGATTTCGGGCGCGATTGGCGGCGTTGGTGGTTTGCCTACCGCGCTTGCGGAATTGCCCGTTGCGACGACTGTGATTTTTCGTGCTGTCCATCATGTGGCAGCCACGTATGGCGAAGACCCAGATGCCGAAGAAACCAAAGTTGAATGCCTTGCCGTTTTTGGGGCAGGCGGGCCGGGCAGCGGTGATGATGGGATCGACACGGCGTTTATCGGCGCGCGGCTCAGCATCTCGGGTGCGGCCGTGAACGGGCTGATCAGCAAGGTCGCCCCAAGGTTTGCGGCGGTCCTGTCACAAAAACTGGCCAGCCAAGCAGTGCCCATTCTTGGTGCGGCTGCGGGGGCAGGGACAAACTATGCCTTTGTGGATTATTACGTGTCGATGGCGCATGTGCATTTCGGATTACGCCGCTTGGCACGTCTCTATGGGCAGCAGGCGGTCACCGATCATTTCCATAATGTATTGGCGGCAGGTAAACTGTCTCAGACCTGA
- the ptsP gene encoding phosphoenolpyruvate--protein phosphotransferase, with protein sequence MPHRLESESRKLLGRLREALATDNEGQARLDAVVELIADSMLTEVCSIYLFRDAETLELCATKGLQAEAVHQTRMRLGEGLVGRTAKSRTVINTADAPASKGFRYMPETGEERYSSFCGVPIQRLGDVLGVLVVQSKAAREYTLDEVYALEIVAMVIAEMTELGAFVGEGAALSARHQQPVMLRGSIAQEGASEGVVYLHEPRVVVTNPISDDPETEGARLRDAIEELRKGVDNMLMGARSADADQVQVLEAYRMFANSTSWLKRMEEDVKSGLSAEAAVEKEQSHARSRLSRAADPYLRERLHDLDDLSNRLLRILTGQGAEARADMPDNPILVARNIGPGELLEYGKKIRGIVLEEGSVGSHAAIVARAWAIPLIINAKGVTREALNGDPILVDGDQGIAHLRPDETVQAAFRDKIAMQTRAQERYASIRDLPAETKCGKHISLQMNAGLIADLPSLAGSGAEGVGLFRTELQFLIRTQMPRRAELSALYARVLKAADGKRVAFRTLDIGSDKVLTYMKPNDEPNPAMGWRAIRVGLDKPGVLRMQLQALLRAANGQPLTVMFPFVTQINEFRAARAEMDKAIARETKLGHALPSKLEVGAMLETPSLAYAPDAFFEEVDFISIGGNDLKQFFFAADRENERVRKRYDTLDSSFLAFLTHVINRCEKTGTPLSFCGEDAGRPVEALCFAALGLRTLSMRPASVGPVKHLLRRVNLDEVKAVMDEAIANGDQSVRRAVADWLVYQV encoded by the coding sequence ATGCCACACCGGCTAGAAAGCGAAAGCCGCAAGCTGCTTGGACGGCTGCGAGAGGCGCTGGCGACTGACAATGAGGGTCAGGCGCGGCTTGATGCTGTCGTGGAACTTATCGCCGATTCGATGCTGACCGAGGTCTGCTCGATCTATTTGTTCCGCGATGCTGAAACACTTGAGCTTTGCGCGACCAAAGGCTTACAGGCCGAAGCCGTTCACCAGACCCGCATGCGATTGGGCGAAGGCCTTGTCGGACGGACCGCCAAAAGCCGCACTGTGATCAATACTGCCGACGCGCCTGCCTCCAAGGGGTTTCGCTACATGCCCGAGACGGGAGAAGAGCGGTATTCGTCGTTCTGTGGTGTGCCAATCCAGCGACTTGGTGACGTGCTGGGCGTCTTGGTTGTCCAGTCAAAAGCAGCCCGCGAATACACACTTGATGAGGTCTACGCGCTGGAAATCGTTGCGATGGTGATCGCCGAGATGACCGAGCTGGGTGCATTCGTCGGCGAAGGTGCCGCGCTCTCGGCCCGCCACCAACAGCCCGTGATGCTGCGCGGTTCAATCGCGCAGGAAGGCGCCAGCGAAGGTGTCGTGTATTTGCATGAACCGCGCGTTGTGGTGACCAACCCGATTTCGGACGATCCCGAAACCGAAGGCGCGCGCCTACGTGATGCGATCGAAGAGCTGCGCAAAGGCGTCGACAACATGCTGATGGGCGCACGGTCTGCCGATGCCGATCAGGTGCAGGTGCTTGAGGCCTACCGCATGTTTGCCAACTCGACCAGTTGGCTCAAGCGGATGGAAGAAGACGTCAAAAGCGGTCTGTCGGCAGAGGCGGCAGTCGAAAAAGAGCAATCCCACGCGCGCTCGCGCCTGTCTCGTGCCGCTGATCCCTATTTGCGCGAACGGCTGCATGATCTGGACGATCTGTCCAACCGCCTCTTGCGTATCCTGACCGGCCAAGGGGCCGAGGCCCGTGCCGATATGCCGGACAACCCGATCCTCGTGGCGCGCAATATCGGGCCCGGTGAACTCTTGGAGTATGGCAAGAAAATCAGGGGCATTGTGCTGGAGGAAGGTTCGGTCGGTAGCCACGCCGCCATCGTTGCCCGCGCTTGGGCGATCCCGCTGATCATCAACGCAAAAGGGGTCACTCGCGAGGCGTTGAACGGCGACCCTATCCTTGTGGACGGCGACCAAGGCATCGCGCATTTGCGCCCTGATGAGACCGTGCAAGCCGCATTCCGCGATAAAATCGCAATGCAGACGCGGGCGCAGGAACGCTATGCCTCGATCCGAGATCTGCCCGCTGAAACCAAATGCGGCAAGCATATTTCCTTGCAGATGAACGCAGGCCTGATTGCAGATCTGCCTTCGCTGGCAGGCTCTGGCGCCGAAGGTGTTGGGCTATTCCGCACCGAGCTTCAATTCCTGATCCGCACCCAGATGCCGCGTCGCGCCGAGCTTTCGGCGCTCTATGCGCGCGTTCTGAAAGCAGCGGATGGCAAACGCGTGGCATTCCGCACACTTGATATCGGGTCGGATAAAGTACTGACCTATATGAAGCCCAATGACGAACCGAACCCTGCCATGGGCTGGCGCGCGATCCGCGTCGGACTGGACAAACCCGGCGTTTTACGGATGCAGTTACAAGCGCTTTTGCGCGCAGCGAACGGGCAACCTTTGACGGTGATGTTCCCCTTTGTCACCCAGATAAATGAGTTCCGTGCAGCCCGCGCTGAAATGGACAAAGCCATCGCGCGCGAGACCAAACTGGGCCATGCGCTCCCGTCCAAACTGGAAGTGGGCGCGATGCTGGAAACGCCGTCGCTCGCCTACGCGCCCGACGCGTTCTTCGAGGAAGTCGATTTCATTTCCATCGGCGGCAACGACCTTAAACAGTTCTTCTTTGCCGCTGACCGCGAAAACGAGCGCGTGCGCAAACGCTATGACACGCTGGATTCCAGTTTTCTGGCGTTCCTGACACATGTGATCAACCGCTGCGAGAAAACCGGGACGCCGCTGTCCTTTTGCGGCGAAGACGCTGGACGCCCGGTTGAGGCGCTTTGCTTTGCCGCCCTTGGCCTGCGCACGCTGTCGATGCGACCGGCCTCTGTGGGGCCTGTCAAACACCTGTTGCGCCGCGTAAACCTTGATGAAGTCAAAGCGGTGATGGATGAGGCTATCGCCAACGGCGATCAGTCCGTGCGCCGTGCGGTTGCCGATTGGCTGGTCTATCAGGTCTGA
- a CDS encoding aspartate kinase, which translates to MPTLVMKFGGTSVANLDRIARAAKRVAVEVANGYDVIVIVSAMSGKTNELVGWVDETSPLYDAREYDAIVSSGENVTAGLMALRLQEMDIPARSWQGWQVPVKTTSAHSNARIEDIPADNINAKFAEGMKVAVVAGFQGVSPEGRITTLGRGGSDTTAVAFAAAFEAERCDIYTDVDGVYTTDPRITSKARKLDKIAFEEMLELASLGAKVLQTRSVELAMRYKVRLRVLSSFEEPSDSAGTLVCDEEEIMESNVVAGVAYSRDEAKMTLISVADRPGIAAAIFGPLSEAGVNVDMIVQNISEEGRTDMTFSCPTDQVKRAEKAMQDAKASGEINFHDLVADEGVAKVSVVGIGMRSHTGVAAQMFRVLSAEGINIKVITTSEIKISVLIDRKYMELAVQALHDAFELEKAG; encoded by the coding sequence ATGCCAACGCTCGTGATGAAATTTGGCGGCACTTCGGTGGCCAACCTTGACCGTATCGCACGCGCGGCCAAACGTGTGGCCGTTGAGGTCGCCAATGGCTATGATGTGATTGTGATCGTGTCAGCCATGTCAGGCAAAACCAATGAATTGGTGGGTTGGGTGGATGAAACATCCCCGCTCTACGATGCGCGCGAATATGATGCGATTGTGTCATCGGGCGAAAACGTCACAGCCGGTCTGATGGCACTGCGTTTGCAAGAAATGGATATCCCCGCGCGCAGCTGGCAAGGCTGGCAGGTGCCGGTGAAAACCACCTCGGCCCACTCCAACGCGCGGATCGAAGATATCCCCGCCGACAATATCAACGCAAAGTTCGCCGAAGGCATGAAAGTGGCCGTCGTCGCAGGCTTCCAAGGCGTCAGCCCCGAAGGTCGCATCACCACGCTAGGGCGCGGTGGGTCCGATACGACAGCCGTGGCATTTGCCGCCGCATTTGAGGCAGAGCGCTGTGATATTTATACGGACGTTGACGGCGTCTATACCACGGACCCGCGCATCACGAGCAAAGCACGCAAGCTCGATAAGATCGCGTTCGAGGAAATGCTGGAACTGGCCTCGCTCGGAGCCAAGGTTTTGCAAACCCGCTCGGTCGAGCTGGCGATGCGCTATAAAGTGCGCCTGCGGGTGCTATCATCATTCGAGGAACCATCGGACAGCGCCGGAACGCTGGTCTGCGATGAGGAGGAAATCATGGAATCCAATGTTGTGGCCGGTGTCGCCTATTCCCGCGACGAGGCAAAAATGACCCTGATCTCGGTCGCTGACCGCCCTGGTATTGCGGCTGCGATTTTCGGCCCGCTCTCCGAGGCTGGTGTGAACGTGGACATGATCGTGCAGAACATCTCGGAAGAGGGGCGCACAGACATGACGTTCTCTTGTCCGACCGATCAGGTGAAGCGGGCAGAAAAGGCGATGCAGGATGCCAAGGCCAGTGGCGAGATCAATTTCCACGATCTCGTTGCCGATGAAGGTGTCGCCAAGGTAAGCGTCGTCGGCATCGGAATGCGCAGCCACACAGGTGTCGCGGCCCAGATGTTCCGTGTGCTTTCTGCTGAAGGTATAAACATTAAGGTCATTACAACCTCAGAGATAAAGATTTCCGTGCTGATCGACAGAAAATACATGGAACTTGCCGTGCAGGCCCTGCATGATGCCTTTGAATTGGAAAAAGCGGGCTGA
- a CDS encoding SDR family NAD(P)-dependent oxidoreductase, which translates to MTTLITGANRGIGQALMELYNEAGEDVIGTHRAADAGQMFELDVTDPASHAALAARLGDTALDLLICNAGVYVDKGQSLTDGYPADMWERTFAANVTGVFLTIQNLLPHLLRGKAGKIAIISSQMASDTHAPGGSYIYRASKAAALNLGRNLATDLAPKGIAVGIYHPGWVRTDMGGTSADISMDESATGLATRFAELSPETTGCFLTWDGSEHPY; encoded by the coding sequence ATGACAACACTGATCACAGGGGCCAATCGCGGGATTGGTCAGGCACTGATGGAGCTTTACAACGAAGCCGGAGAAGACGTAATCGGCACGCATCGCGCCGCTGATGCAGGCCAGATGTTTGAGCTGGATGTGACAGACCCCGCATCGCATGCCGCTTTGGCGGCACGTCTTGGGGATACAGCGCTTGATCTTTTGATCTGCAACGCCGGTGTCTACGTCGACAAAGGTCAATCGCTGACAGACGGCTATCCCGCAGACATGTGGGAACGTACTTTTGCGGCAAATGTTACCGGTGTGTTTTTGACGATCCAAAACCTGCTGCCCCATCTGTTGCGCGGCAAAGCAGGAAAGATCGCGATCATCTCGTCGCAGATGGCGTCAGACACGCACGCACCTGGTGGCAGCTATATCTACCGCGCCAGCAAGGCGGCAGCCCTCAATCTCGGGCGCAATCTGGCCACCGATCTGGCACCAAAGGGAATTGCCGTCGGTATCTACCATCCTGGTTGGGTGCGCACCGATATGGGCGGAACGAGCGCCGATATCTCGATGGACGAAAGTGCCACGGGGCTGGCCACGCGATTTGCGGAACTGAGCCCTGAAACGACAGGGTGTTTTCTGACCTGGGACGGAAGCGAACACCCTTACTAA
- a CDS encoding DUF1178 family protein produces MIRFHLKCDQDHEFESWFQSGDAFDKLVAGNMVNCTACGSTKVRKMIMAPAVSTASRIVPPKPSESQLAALRDKVEASSDYVGKGFAKEARDMHDGLVPERPIYGEANLKEAKKLVEDGIPVVPLPFMPRKKTN; encoded by the coding sequence ATGATCCGTTTCCACCTCAAATGTGACCAAGACCATGAATTCGAAAGCTGGTTCCAGTCGGGCGATGCTTTCGACAAGCTTGTCGCTGGCAACATGGTCAACTGCACCGCTTGCGGGTCCACAAAGGTGCGCAAGATGATTATGGCACCGGCTGTCAGCACCGCGTCGCGGATTGTGCCACCCAAACCATCCGAAAGCCAACTTGCTGCCCTGCGCGACAAAGTCGAAGCGAGTTCTGACTATGTCGGCAAAGGCTTCGCCAAAGAGGCGCGCGATATGCACGACGGCCTTGTGCCCGAACGCCCGATTTACGGTGAAGCGAACCTCAAAGAGGCCAAGAAGCTGGTGGAAGATGGTATTCCGGTTGTGCCGCTGCCCTTTATGCCACGCAAGAAAACCAACTGA
- a CDS encoding NUDIX hydrolase yields the protein MAKSVAKQLPLKLRSGHKTDVRAQFAALCWRVKNDKVQICLITSRTRKRWIIPKGWPMHKQTPANAAATEAFEEAGLSGEAIDFCLGVFSYSKPQKVGNAPIITMVYPLHVTHVHADWPEKGQRRRKWMSPAKAAKKIKEPELKRIVAAFKPRKIGR from the coding sequence ATGGCGAAATCAGTCGCAAAGCAGCTACCGCTCAAATTGCGTAGCGGACATAAAACAGACGTGCGGGCACAGTTCGCGGCCCTTTGCTGGCGCGTGAAAAACGACAAGGTTCAGATCTGCTTGATCACCAGCCGCACACGCAAGCGCTGGATCATCCCCAAGGGCTGGCCCATGCACAAACAAACGCCTGCCAACGCCGCCGCTACCGAGGCCTTTGAGGAGGCCGGGCTGAGCGGTGAAGCGATTGATTTCTGCCTTGGCGTGTTCAGCTATAGCAAGCCGCAGAAGGTTGGGAACGCACCGATTATCACGATGGTCTATCCGCTCCACGTCACCCATGTGCATGCCGACTGGCCCGAGAAAGGGCAACGTCGGCGCAAGTGGATGTCCCCCGCCAAAGCCGCCAAGAAAATCAAAGAGCCTGAACTGAAACGCATTGTTGCAGCCTTCAAGCCCCGCAAGATCGGGCGGTAA